Genomic segment of Candidatus Cloacimonadota bacterium:
TAGCCACTTCCAGTGGATGATCCAAAATGAAGACCCATTGCCGAGGAATAATTGTCAAAAGCCATAAGGTACGATAAGCACGATAGAAGGATAAGCATAATCAATTTCTTAAGCATTTATTAAGCTCCTAAAAATAATTAAATGCATCCTCAAGTATGGCATGATAATGTCAAGTATAAATGTAAAGAAATGCCCTTTCACATCAATAAACAACAAGTCAGACCCGAACAAGAAAGAATAGTCAGGGATTATCTGCAAAAAGGGTTACTGAAGATTGCAAATGGCCGATGGATTAAACCCAAACTATGCAAATATTGGTTGGACGTAAGGATATTATGAAAATAGGCTACACATATTTTTTACGTATTTGAGTCTGAAAGATTGTTGGGCAAGCTTGCGTGAAGGTATTCAGCCTTTAACACAGCATCCCATGTTGCAGAGCTTTTGGGCTGCCAAGCCCCGCGTGGCAGTGGCGACGGAGTACCCAGAAAGCAATGATCTGCTGCCTTTGTGGCAAGCTGAGTTTTGCCACTCCATACTCTTGCCCGCCCTACTGCACAAACAAAGAATTTGCTCCAATCCATATCTCAATCCATCAAGCATAAATTATCGATAGTTACTCTTGCCCTCATCATATCGATTAAGCTTTATATCGGCTTAATCCATGCCTATTAATAAGCTATAAGATTGGGGGAGAATAATGGTATGCTAGCAGTAAAGACCTTATTTAACAAAGACATGGGATAGTGGCATGTACAATTGAAGTTGTAAATTGAACAGGATGCGGCTAAATATCACCTTTATTTTTGCGATATTCCCATTATAAAACTATGAATTCCGATTATTGCTATCAAGTTACTTGATAAAATAGATTACATTTAACACCATCATTGAAGATAGCTATAAGTCTTTTTCATTGCTTTTGCAATGGTCACCTAACCTGTAACATTTAACAGGATGAGTAATGAGGCTAGATGATAAGAGGAATAATCGACTTTTAGGCGATGAAATGAAAGAGCCTCTTTGTGATGGAGGCTCTAGATAAAATTGAGATCTTAACTACAATAGTATAGTCTGGTATTATTCGTATCGTAAGGCATCAATGAGATTCAGATTGGCGGCTTTTTTAGCGGGATACCAACCAAAAAAGATTCCGATACCCATCGAAAAACCTACTGATAGCATTATTGACCACATGGTTACTGCTATATTCCAATTCATAATTCTACTAACAATTCTGGCGGCACCAAAGCCTAAAAGAATACCCAAAATTCCTCCCATAATACTGATTGCCATTGCTTCGATTATGAATTGTAATAACACATCTCGTTTGCCGGCTCCAACAGCCATGCGAATACCAATCTCTTTTACACGTTCTGTTACAGAAACCAACATAATATTCATGATACCGATTCCTCCAACAAGCAGAGAGATACCGGCAATTGACGCCAAGAGAATCGTCATAGTATGAGATACACTATTTGCGGTTTCAGCAAGATCTGTTTGGGAACTAACTACAAATTCTTCGCTAGAGGTACCGCGATGTCTTGCTTGAAGCAGATTCAAAATATCTTGTTGAACCAAATGAATGGCATCTCTGCTTACGGCGGAAACCATGATACTCATGTTGCGCCAGCGATGTCCCAATAGCCTTTGATAAACAGTGGTATAAGGAGCTAAAACGGTATCGTCTTGATCGTTTCCCATTACGCTTTGACCTTTTGCAGTTAGAACTCCGATAATGGTAAAAGGGATATTTCGAATGCGAATTATCTTTCCAATA
This window contains:
- a CDS encoding ABC transporter permease, with the protein product MSVLGIIRIALKSLTRNKTRTFLTMLGIIIGVAAVIAMLAIGQGAQKIVEDQVNSMGTNVIMVYSNFSQSAVRQAAGGGNLLNVDDVEAMRNQLDGVLYASPVYSTWGQLKYESKNWRTGIMGVDADYFFIRDMQTSRGDVFYKSHVDNGDKVCVIGKTVSDNLFGDIDPIGKIIRIRNIPFTIIGVLTAKGQSVMGNDQDDTVLAPYTTVYQRLLGHRWRNMSIMVSAVSRDAIHLVQQDILNLLQARHRGTSSEEFVVSSQTDLAETANSVSHTMTILLASIAGISLLVGGIGIMNIMLVSVTERVKEIGIRMAVGAGKRDVLLQFIIEAMAISIMGGILGILLGFGAARIVSRIMNWNIAVTMWSIMLSVGFSMGIGIFFGWYPAKKAANLNLIDALRYE